In a single window of the Botrytis cinerea B05.10 chromosome 10, complete sequence genome:
- the Bcgst12 gene encoding Bcgst12 produces the protein MSSPASVSDQPKVKLYWLNQSRSQRILWLLEELKVPYELEIIHRLPSKHAPPELKKVHALGKSPVLTILPVGATEPVVLAESAFITEYLLDHFTHGSTLLPTRWKPGQENTLGGETEEWTRFRYYMHYAEGSLMPPLLVALIMSMINSPNLPFFIRPITGMITSKVHESFLEPNFSTHFTFLNEQIQSSPNGGKYLCGEHLTGADILMSFPLVAAKQRAGLTEDKYPELFAYTERLENEAGYKRAVEKIVDIEGEFKAI, from the exons ATGTCTTCACCAGCTTCCGTGTCAGATCAGCCAAAGGTCAAACTTTACTG GCTCAACCAATCCCGATCTCAACGAATCCTCTGGCTccttgaagaattgaaagtaCCCTACGAGCTGGAAATCATCCACAGACTTCCCTCCAAGCACGCACCTCCCGAATTGAAAAAAGTGCATGCGCTGGGAAAATCTCCCGTCCTTACAATTCTACCCGTGGGAGCCACGGAACCGGTAGTTTTGGCGGAGAGTGCGTTTATCACTGA ATATCTCCTCGATCATTTCACGCACGGCAGTACCCTTCTCCCCACCCGCTGGAAGCCCGGTCAAGAAAACACTCTCGGTGGCGAAACCGAAGAATGGACTCGTTTCCGCTATTACATGCATTACGCCGAAGGCTCTCTGATGCCTCCCCTCCTGGTCGCTCTCATCATGTCTA TGATCAATTCGCCCAATCTTCCATTTTTTATCCGTCCTATCACAGGCATGATAACTTCAAAAGTACACGAATCATTCCTGGAACCGAATTTCAGTACTCATTTTACCTTTCTTAATGAACAAATCCAGAGCTCTCCAAATGGTGGAAAATATCTCTGTGGTGAACATCTCACTGGTGCAGATATCCTCATGTCATTTCCTCTTGTAGCAGCTAAACAGCGCGCTGGATTAACAGAGGACAAATATCCGGAACTTTTCGCCTATACAGAACGATTAGAAAATGAAGCGGGATATAAGAGAGCTGTTGAAAAGATTGTGGATATCGAGGGAGAGTTCAAGGCGATTTAA
- the Bcprp18 gene encoding Bcprp18, whose amino-acid sequence MDFASLMSKEISKKSESSTDTSKKYMKRSEIEAERQAKYMAEQRAIEAEREAKLAQKRKREDEEEEAAKAREEKRRRLAEESRKQREEREAEEERKRRKRLGLPELVKEDAEEVVEDDIPDEELVLKLREMGHPAKLFAETHKQRLRRFRKLGVVMTTGPIPTTLVLVEEKDMKVEDVPKDEEGRKYLFRQLASYFTMVLQEWEHALEKEKRDTFASKAAYNAMVQSKDNMTPLFRKFEKGDLDEDILGPVVEIVKAAQEKRYVDANDGYLRLSIGKAAWPIGVTMVGIHERSAREKLHETDKGHVMGDEITRKFLQSIKRCLSFAQVRWPPEDIRQLMG is encoded by the exons ATGGATTTCGCATCTCTCATGTCTAAAGAGATATCCAAAAAGAGCGAATCTTCCACCGATACCTCTAAGAAATACATGAAGCGGTCTGAAATTGAAGCGGAACGACAGGCCAAATACATGGCCGAACAACGCGCCATTGAAGCAGAGCGTGAGGCCAAATTAGCGCAAAAGCGCAAAcgcgaagacgaagaagaagaagctgctAAAGCGCGAGAGGAAAAACGCAGGAGATTAGCTGAAGAATCTAGGAAACagagggaggaaagagaagccgaagaagagagaaagaggaggaaaagattaGGATTGCCGGAATTGGTTAAAGAGGATGCGGAGGAAGTGGTGGAAGATGATATTCCCGACGAGGAATTGGTGTTGAAATTACGGGAGATGGGACACCCTGCGAAACTTTTTGCGGAGACTCATAAACAGAGATTAAGGAGGTTCAGGAAATTGGGGGTGGTTATGACGACGGGACCAATTCCTACGACATTGGTTTTGGTTGAGGAAAAGGATATGAAGGTCGAGGATGTACCGAAGGATGAGGAGGGGAGAAAATATCTGTTCAGACAGTTGGCGAGTTATTTTACGATGGTTTTACAAGAGTGGGAACATGCGctggagaaagagaagagggatACGTTTGCTAGTAAGGCGGCTTATAATGCCATGGTACAGAGTAAAGATAACATGACTCCT CTCTTTCGCAAATTCGAAAAGGGAGATCTAGATGAGGATATTCTAGGCCCGGTTGTGGAGATTGTCAAAGCAGCGCAGGAAAAACGATACGTCGATGCAAATGATGGGTATCTACGTCTTAGTATTGGAAAGGCTGCATGGCCAATCGGTGTGACGATGGTGGGTATTCACGAGCGTAGTGCACGCGAGAAATTACATGAGACTGATAAGGGACATGTGATGGGAGATGAAATCACGAGAAAGTTTTTGCAGAGTATTAAGAGGTGTCTCAGTTTTGCTCAGGTTAGATGGCCTCCGGAGGATATCAGGCAACTGATGGGTTGA